Proteins co-encoded in one Streptomyces sp. SLBN-31 genomic window:
- a CDS encoding NAD(P)/FAD-dependent oxidoreductase → MQHRIVVLGAGYAGATAAGRLARRLRREDACVTLVNAEPDFVERVRMHQLATGQDLTPRPLDEMFAGTGVDVTVARVTAVDADRKAVTVTTGDGTDELPYDTLVYALGSHWNDQGVPGAAEHAHEIAGRAGALRLRRDLADLDGGRPVVVVGGGLTGLEAVTEIAEARPDLELALVARAGLGDWLSDKGRLHLKAVLERLGVTVHEHTAVTAVEADRVVTGDGTALPSAVTVWTTGFTVHPIARATTLDVTDTGRIVVDGTMRSVSHPDVYAVGDAAWAKGPGDKPLRMSCASGVPSAWQAADAIAGRLTGAKHKDVPLRYFNQCISLGRREGLIQFVTADDRAVRRALTGRLAALYKELVCKGAAWGVAHPTLGLPTRRRPVVEQQTPAGAPAEAAA, encoded by the coding sequence ATGCAGCATCGCATCGTCGTCCTCGGAGCCGGATACGCCGGAGCCACGGCGGCCGGGCGGCTCGCCCGGCGCCTACGCCGCGAGGACGCCTGCGTCACGCTCGTCAACGCCGAACCCGACTTCGTCGAGCGGGTCCGGATGCACCAGCTCGCCACCGGTCAGGACCTCACGCCCCGGCCGCTCGACGAGATGTTCGCGGGCACCGGCGTCGACGTCACAGTCGCCCGGGTCACCGCCGTGGACGCCGACCGCAAGGCCGTCACCGTCACGACCGGCGACGGTACGGACGAGCTGCCGTACGACACCCTCGTCTACGCCCTGGGCAGCCACTGGAACGACCAGGGCGTCCCCGGCGCCGCCGAGCACGCCCATGAGATCGCCGGCCGCGCCGGGGCTCTGCGGCTGCGCCGGGACCTTGCCGATCTGGACGGCGGGCGGCCCGTCGTGGTCGTGGGCGGTGGGCTGACCGGCCTGGAGGCCGTGACGGAGATCGCCGAGGCGCGCCCGGATCTCGAGCTCGCCCTCGTCGCCCGCGCCGGTCTCGGCGACTGGTTGTCCGACAAGGGTCGCCTGCACCTGAAGGCCGTTCTCGAACGGCTCGGCGTCACCGTGCACGAGCACACCGCCGTGACCGCCGTCGAGGCGGACCGCGTCGTCACCGGCGACGGCACGGCCCTGCCGTCCGCCGTCACCGTGTGGACCACCGGCTTCACCGTCCACCCGATCGCTCGTGCCACCACACTGGACGTCACCGACACCGGCCGGATCGTGGTCGACGGGACGATGCGCTCGGTCTCCCACCCCGACGTCTACGCCGTCGGCGACGCGGCCTGGGCGAAGGGCCCCGGCGACAAGCCGCTGCGCATGTCGTGCGCTTCCGGTGTGCCCTCCGCCTGGCAGGCCGCCGACGCCATCGCTGGCCGCCTGACCGGCGCCAAGCACAAGGACGTCCCGCTGCGCTACTTCAACCAGTGCATCTCCCTTGGCCGACGTGAGGGCCTGATCCAGTTCGTCACCGCCGACGACCGCGCCGTCCGCCGCGCCCTGACGGGACGCCTCGCCGCCCTCTACAAGGAACTGGTCTGCAAGGGCGCGGCCTGGGGCGTCGCCCACCCCACCCTCGGCCTGCCGACCCGCCGCCGCCCCGTCGTGGAGCAGCAGACCCCCGCCGGCGCACCGGCCGAGGCCGCCGCGTGA
- a CDS encoding GNAT family N-acetyltransferase yields the protein MAGNAGSRAVAEKLGFTVEGTLRHRGIANDGRPHDRWVGGLLRS from the coding sequence ATGGCCGGGAACGCCGGCTCGCGTGCCGTCGCCGAGAAGCTCGGATTCACCGTCGAAGGAACACTGCGCCATCGCGGCATCGCCAACGACGGCAGGCCACACGACCGGTGGGTGGGTGGACTGCTCAGATCCTGA
- a CDS encoding SMI1/KNR4 family protein, whose protein sequence is MTSSVVESWTHIEAWLVANAPRTFAKLAPPADRAVIAAAEEALGLAFPPALTESLLRHDGTAYGVLLPPFWAMLGTQHIVDAWKRRTHIYEPEPSDTEPHDAESEYGPWWHRQWIPFAADGSGDYLVIDQRPTPKCGRIGDADHEDGCRFNPHPMWASLPELLDMTATALESGDLADCYERVVLDRELTWEF, encoded by the coding sequence ATGACTTCCTCCGTAGTTGAGTCATGGACCCACATCGAGGCGTGGCTCGTGGCCAACGCACCACGCACCTTTGCCAAGTTGGCGCCTCCGGCCGACCGCGCGGTGATCGCCGCCGCGGAAGAAGCTCTCGGCCTGGCATTCCCCCCTGCCCTCACGGAATCGCTCCTTCGGCATGACGGCACCGCGTACGGCGTCCTGTTACCGCCGTTCTGGGCGATGCTCGGCACGCAGCACATCGTGGACGCCTGGAAGAGGCGGACTCACATCTACGAGCCGGAACCTTCGGACACCGAGCCGCACGATGCCGAAAGCGAGTACGGGCCATGGTGGCATCGGCAATGGATTCCCTTCGCCGCCGACGGGTCCGGTGACTACCTGGTGATCGATCAACGTCCAACCCCCAAGTGCGGACGGATCGGAGACGCGGACCACGAGGACGGCTGCCGCTTCAATCCGCACCCGATGTGGGCTTCCTTGCCGGAACTGCTGGACATGACCGCCACCGCACTTGAGTCCGGCGACCTCGCGGACTGCTACGAACGAGTCGTGCTCGACAGGGAGTTGACTTGGGAGTTCTGA
- a CDS encoding gamma-glutamyl-gamma-aminobutyrate hydrolase family protein, whose amino-acid sequence MTHRPLIAIPARFSATTSALRYAAEVNARALIEAVWRAGGEPATLHPHAPGGTADPAETAARLTRFDGLLLPGGGDIAPHRYGAADAHEAVYDVDDEQDAFDLELARKALTSGLPTLAVCRGLQVVNTALGGTLHQDMGGPEREHRHVRHPVSFAPGSALTRITGADKTEASCYHHQHVDRLGEGLTVTARAGDGTVEAVELSHGQNWFVGVQWHPEDTAHEDPVQQRLFDALVQAAHGTH is encoded by the coding sequence GTGACCCACCGCCCGCTGATCGCGATCCCCGCCCGCTTCTCCGCCACCACCTCCGCCCTGCGCTACGCCGCCGAGGTCAACGCCCGCGCCCTGATCGAGGCCGTCTGGCGGGCCGGCGGCGAACCCGCCACCCTCCACCCGCATGCCCCCGGAGGCACCGCCGACCCCGCCGAGACCGCCGCCCGCCTCACCCGCTTCGACGGCCTGCTGCTCCCGGGCGGCGGCGACATCGCACCCCACCGCTACGGAGCGGCCGACGCGCACGAGGCCGTCTACGACGTCGACGACGAGCAGGACGCCTTCGACCTCGAACTGGCCCGGAAGGCCCTCACGAGCGGGCTTCCGACCCTGGCCGTCTGCCGCGGCCTGCAGGTCGTCAACACGGCCCTCGGAGGCACCCTGCACCAGGACATGGGCGGTCCCGAGCGCGAACACAGACACGTCCGCCACCCCGTCTCCTTCGCCCCCGGCTCCGCCCTCACCAGGATCACCGGCGCCGACAAGACCGAGGCCTCCTGCTACCACCACCAGCACGTGGACCGGCTCGGCGAGGGACTGACCGTCACCGCCCGCGCGGGCGACGGCACGGTCGAAGCCGTCGAACTCTCCCACGGCCAGAACTGGTTCGTCGGCGTGCAGTGGCACCCAGAAGACACCGCGCACGAGGACCCCGTCCAGCAGCGTCTCTTCGACGCGCTGGTCCAGGCAGCACACGGAACACACTGA
- a CDS encoding aldehyde dehydrogenase, translating into MTTATYDDWLHRAKNLAPHTAHLIDGADEFGGGGTFSVVSPRDGQVLAEVADAGAAEVDAAVAAARRAFDHGPWPRLAPAERGRILIRLADLLEQHRSELALTVSLEMGKPITDAHDIELRAVINTFRWYGQLADKLTDESPHTAADALALVTREPAGVVGAVVPWNFPLTLAGWKIAPALAAGCTVVLKPSENSPLSALLLGRLALEAGLPAGALNVIAGDGPVTGRALGLHPDVDVLAFTGSTAVGRHFLRYAADSNLKRVWLELGGKSPNIVLPDAPDLEKAAATAAWGIFFNQGEMCTAPSRLLVHSSIAEEVTEAVVARARALRVGDPLDPTTEMGALVGQDHLDRVLGHVHAAVDDGARLRTGGARTLTETGGVYLQPTVFDQVDPAGRLAREEIFGPVLSVLTFDDLDEAVALANTTEYGLAAGLWTSDLSTAHRVSRALKAGTVWVNCYEEGDLTVPFGGMKQSGNGRDKSAHALEKYTEVKTTWIQL; encoded by the coding sequence ATGACCACCGCCACCTACGACGACTGGCTGCACCGAGCCAAGAACCTGGCCCCGCACACCGCCCACCTGATCGACGGCGCCGACGAGTTCGGGGGCGGCGGCACGTTCAGCGTCGTCTCGCCCCGCGATGGTCAGGTCCTGGCCGAGGTGGCCGACGCCGGCGCGGCCGAGGTGGACGCGGCCGTCGCCGCCGCACGCCGGGCCTTCGACCACGGCCCCTGGCCGCGCCTGGCCCCCGCAGAGCGCGGACGGATCCTGATCCGCCTCGCCGACCTCCTGGAACAGCACCGCAGCGAACTGGCGCTCACCGTCAGCCTGGAGATGGGCAAACCGATCACGGACGCCCACGACATCGAACTGCGTGCCGTGATCAACACCTTCCGCTGGTACGGCCAGCTCGCCGACAAGCTCACCGACGAGTCCCCGCACACCGCGGCGGACGCCCTCGCCCTGGTCACCCGGGAACCCGCCGGAGTCGTCGGCGCGGTCGTGCCATGGAACTTCCCCCTGACGCTCGCCGGATGGAAGATCGCCCCGGCTCTCGCCGCCGGCTGCACGGTCGTGCTCAAGCCCTCGGAGAACTCACCGCTCTCGGCGCTCCTGCTCGGCAGGCTCGCCCTGGAGGCAGGGCTGCCGGCGGGCGCGCTCAACGTCATCGCGGGGGACGGCCCGGTGACGGGCCGCGCGCTCGGACTCCACCCCGACGTGGACGTCCTGGCCTTCACCGGCTCCACCGCCGTCGGCCGTCACTTCCTGCGCTACGCCGCCGACTCCAACCTCAAGCGTGTCTGGCTGGAACTGGGCGGCAAGTCCCCGAACATCGTCCTGCCCGACGCCCCCGACCTGGAGAAGGCGGCCGCCACCGCCGCCTGGGGCATCTTCTTCAACCAGGGCGAGATGTGCACCGCGCCCTCGCGGCTGCTGGTGCACTCGTCCATCGCCGAAGAGGTCACCGAAGCCGTCGTGGCACGCGCCCGCGCGCTGCGCGTCGGCGACCCCCTCGACCCCACCACCGAGATGGGCGCCCTGGTCGGCCAGGACCACCTCGACCGGGTGCTCGGCCATGTCCACGCCGCGGTCGACGACGGCGCCAGGCTGCGCACCGGCGGCGCACGCACCCTCACCGAGACCGGCGGCGTCTACCTCCAGCCGACCGTCTTCGACCAGGTCGACCCGGCCGGCCGGCTGGCCCGCGAGGAGATCTTCGGACCCGTGCTGTCCGTCCTCACCTTCGACGACCTCGACGAGGCGGTAGCCCTCGCCAACACCACCGAGTACGGCCTCGCCGCAGGCCTGTGGACCTCCGACCTGTCCACCGCCCACCGGGTCTCCCGTGCCCTCAAGGCCGGCACGGTCTGGGTCAACTGCTACGAGGAGGGCGACCTGACCGTCCCCTTCGGCGGCATGAAGCAGTCCGGCAACGGCCGCGACAAGTCCGCGCACGCCCTGGAGAAGTACACCGAAGTGAAGACCACCTGGATCCAGCTGTGA
- a CDS encoding APC family permease, protein MDSQTASAERTVRDAPTSATLKPNALGVLGILFFVLSGQAPLTGIAGAAPISIAIGNGSGTPAAYVVAGAVILLFSVGFVAMGRHVVDAGAFYTYIGAGLGRTAGAGSASVALFAYCVIQAAMYGLYGSIVSGLVAAHTGIHLGWWVYALVTMAVVQALGAAGIEMGAKILAVFVLAEFSILLVFALVTLFKGGGPEGLGAADSFSPSAALQGAPGVAVMFAVASMFGFEATAIYGEEAKEPKKTVPRATYLSVVVVTGFFALTSWMLISAYGASQAPGAAGKALAAGDSAGFVFAPIADQFGGWVSDVLPVLLATSLFAGILTFHNSANRYLFSLSRDGQIPAGLCRLNTRHAPWIAGCVQTLIAAVLVVPFALAGKDPVLTLFSWFSGLAVLAMMLLYLLTSVSVVVFFRRRRTDSRTWNTLVAPVLGALGLAGAIWLILANFTTLIGGETSTAVWLVITVPVVMALGVLNERMRRRRAAPLTT, encoded by the coding sequence GTGGACAGTCAGACGGCCTCCGCGGAGCGGACCGTACGGGACGCCCCCACTTCAGCCACACTCAAGCCCAACGCCCTGGGCGTCCTGGGCATCCTCTTCTTCGTTCTGTCCGGTCAGGCCCCGCTGACCGGAATCGCCGGCGCTGCCCCGATCTCGATCGCCATCGGCAACGGATCCGGTACACCGGCCGCCTACGTGGTGGCCGGGGCCGTGATCCTCCTCTTCTCCGTGGGATTCGTCGCCATGGGGCGCCACGTCGTGGACGCCGGTGCCTTCTACACCTACATCGGCGCGGGCCTCGGCCGGACGGCCGGCGCGGGCAGCGCGAGCGTCGCCCTGTTCGCGTACTGCGTCATCCAGGCGGCGATGTACGGCCTGTACGGCTCGATCGTCAGCGGCCTCGTCGCCGCCCACACCGGGATCCACCTGGGGTGGTGGGTGTACGCCCTGGTCACGATGGCGGTTGTCCAGGCACTGGGTGCCGCCGGTATCGAGATGGGCGCCAAGATCCTCGCAGTCTTCGTCCTCGCCGAGTTCAGCATCCTGCTGGTCTTCGCCCTCGTCACCCTGTTCAAGGGCGGCGGCCCTGAAGGACTCGGCGCCGCCGACAGCTTCTCCCCGTCGGCGGCACTCCAGGGCGCGCCCGGAGTCGCCGTGATGTTCGCCGTGGCGTCGATGTTCGGCTTCGAGGCCACCGCAATCTACGGCGAAGAGGCCAAGGAGCCGAAGAAGACCGTTCCGCGGGCCACCTATCTGTCGGTGGTCGTGGTCACCGGCTTCTTCGCCCTCACTTCCTGGATGCTCATCTCCGCCTACGGCGCCTCGCAGGCACCGGGTGCGGCGGGCAAGGCGCTGGCCGCCGGGGACTCCGCCGGCTTCGTCTTCGCCCCCATCGCCGACCAGTTCGGCGGCTGGGTCAGCGACGTCCTGCCCGTTCTGCTGGCCACCTCCCTGTTCGCCGGCATCCTGACCTTCCACAACTCCGCCAACCGCTACCTGTTCTCCCTCAGCCGTGACGGTCAGATTCCCGCGGGTCTGTGCCGCCTCAACACCCGGCACGCTCCCTGGATCGCCGGCTGTGTCCAGACCCTGATCGCCGCCGTCCTCGTCGTACCGTTCGCGCTGGCCGGCAAGGACCCGGTGCTGACGCTGTTCTCCTGGTTCAGCGGCCTGGCCGTCCTGGCGATGATGCTGCTCTACCTTCTGACCTCGGTGTCGGTCGTGGTGTTCTTCCGCCGCCGGCGCACGGACTCCCGCACCTGGAACACCCTCGTCGCACCGGTGCTCGGCGCACTCGGCCTCGCGGGCGCGATCTGGCTCATCCTCGCCAACTTCACCACCCTGATCGGCGGCGAGACGAGCACCGCCGTGTGGCTGGTCATCACCGTGCCCGTCGTCATGGCGCTCGGCGTGCTCAACGAACGCATGCGCCGCCGACGAGCCGCACCTCTGACGACTTGA